From a single Brassica oleracea var. oleracea cultivar TO1000 chromosome C5, BOL, whole genome shotgun sequence genomic region:
- the LOC106295488 gene encoding phragmoplast orienting kinesin-1 isoform X2 has product MPRNAPRIEMPESEENEFASFSMFSPSRAPLNSIPDPSQLQKTTHLSDFDLAQKLELARTQGPERRFEGRAGAHDSNPRIVTRNARSRSEPNSAQSTPTRSGARVSLGGGCVTGARVAQSFAGRGRIPKWISMADSMETTPHFEMNEDHSFWKEHNVQVLIRMRPISTMERATQGHGRCLKQESPQTLVWLGHPETRFTFDHVASETISQEKLFRVAGLPMVENCLSGYNSCVFAYGQTGSGKTYTMMGEISEVEGSLGEDCGVTARIFEYLFSRIKMEEEGRRDEKLRFSCKCSFLEIYNEQITDLLEPSSTNLQLREDLGKGVYVENLVEHNVRTVNDVLKLLLQGAANRKIAATHMNSESSRSHSVFTCTIESIWERDSLTHSRFARLNLVDLAGSERQKSSGAEGDRLKEAANINKSLSTLGLVIMSLVDLAHGKHRHVPYRDSRLTFLLQDSLGGNSKTMIIANVSPSLCSINETLSTLKFAQRAKLIQNNAKVNEDASGDVTALQQEIRKLKVQLSSLMKNHNSCGALTDCIASLEEPRYSGTCEVARKTQQDKCHCQVKNTKDILIGALRRENIAETALQKSEAEIERIDSLVRDMEEDAKCIKRMLNLQQEKVGETEFSTSDSLMTNECLIEENKSLKGEINLLREIMDKNPQLKRSTLENTKLREQLLRYQKFYDHGEREALLSEMTGLRDQLLDVLEAKDESFSNHVIKENEVEKELKDCRKMNSSFVRELDEIQARVGRYMKFDQTQSDFVASTISGAEQVNQAHKHSTVETMSAIGENKEEVAFSESKNSSNIYGESDNPDGIRVWVINESQDVLEENDRSIKLLNNKSSMERDAVPRIEGQDLELSGMVNNTDAVMKADEGTDRSVLQFKLRKVIKDLEEAKTLNSQYEKEQKLLLSQQQDIEVVREQVETETARTILELQEEVIALQSEFEGRICKLTEENQSMKDAITAREAEIRALNQDWEKATLELTNFIVDGSKSITDASTQIESIVCSFPHVNAWIGDYVEKAAKDCIRKEETILLLHKSLEDARILLAEMDLKLNCLKGAAIALNEFQLDGNAATTEESFRVSTGLDRISNEVDTLENDLNAKQCSILEAERHAEAAISVKKWLSDSRNQHQVPEKVENQSVKESRPSSSVLASPSAEGNADINFSMDGYISEATYTKGDELSTSSSDFSNCRLQHDCALKAEGQGGSASESDAQEIHNRTTSAALLVKSGSEDCVYCGEGRQTLQRPLTITMGRSETERKCSNPRVDPVRSFFDRFEAVSATMKEVDLTLCELVKANEKSKFVTGMCLQTHEEQMVKEKNLLDDLEQVKSTLLAKEQESQILLNQTQSTLADMEKSVSLLEECLLETKREVGETVEALVSDVEQIVSENMEREFTMYATYQCHIGKLMDQILDHRKHVITPRVAGQENQQSMETKAIGYSAEDEVTGKLNRVHKADVVTGFEGEEVVQTHEGLLNENFYLKKELERKEALFEGLLFDFRLLQESASNKRDIRDEMDELFDALCKVQKDLEVKANQVQALFVHNENLENCCINLKKALLTSKADLEQANESIQVLEEQNDELNVLVRDLCMEKVAAEEGLEEQKELVQRLENEILHLTTTAEKQLVKSIEENLRKTSDEKDQLVEEICSLNDKLKLAYAIADEKEAIAVEARQESEASKIYAEQKEEEVKILEISVEELERTVNILERRVYDMDEEVKRHRTLETELQALRQRLFRFEDLTGTVVTTTEGRDEYESQLSTSKELQGAHGQIQVLQKEVAEQTKEIKQLKEYISEILLHSEAQASNYQEKYKTLEVMIRNFKLEDSNSSAAETAISHKTDKSSTRSRGSSSPFRCIVGLVQQMKLEKDQELTMARVRVEELESLLAAKQKEVCTLNTRLAAADSMTHDVIRDLLGVKMDITSYAELIDQHQIQRVVEEAKQHAEEIMSKDQEIINLKRHIDALVKERESCMSELNKKDTDVLATQISLDQLQERAQLLSMQNEMLKNDKSNLLRKLAELERTVREAGASNQRVPQTKKDTVSFKLADTDYTKRLENAQKLLSHANNELAKYRKTSSNIPSTRTQGQSSGTRYR; this is encoded by the exons ATGCCCCGTAACGCTCCGAGAATCGAGATGCCGGAATCTGAAGAGAACGAGTTCGCGAGCTTCTCTATGTTCTCCCCTTCACGAGCTCCTCTGAATTCGATACCAGATCCAAGTCAATTACAGAAGACGACTCATCTCTCCGATTTCGATTTGGCTCAGAAACTGGAACTCGCGAGAACGCAGGGTCCGGAGAGGAGATTCGAAGGTAGAGCTGGTGCGCACGATTCGAACCCTAGGATCGTAACTCGTAATGCGAGATCTAGGTCGGAGCCAAACTCCGCGCAGAGTACGCCGACTAGGAGCGGTGCTAGGGTTTCTCTAGGCGGCGGTTGTGTTACCGGCGCGAGAGTTGCTCAGTCTTTCGCTGGAAGAGGAAGGATCCCAAAGTGGATTTCTATGGCTGATTCTATGGAAACAACTCCACATTTTGAGATGAATGAAGATCATTCGTTCTGGAAAGAGCACAATGTGCAG GTTTTGATAAGGATGAGGCCAATAAGCACAATGGAAAGAGCTACTCAAGGACATGGTAGGTGTTTAAAGCAGGAGAGTCCACAGACATTGGTTTGGTTAGGCCATCCAGAGACCAGATTCACCTTTGACCATGTTGCCAGTGAGACTATCTCTCAG GAGAAACTATTTCGCGTTGCTGGGCTGCCTATGGTGGAGAATTGTTTGTCTGGTTACAACAGCTGTGTGTTCGCCTACGGCCAG ACTGGTAGTGGCAAGACCTATACTATGATGGGAGAGATATCTGAGGTAGAGGGAAGCCTCGGTGAAGACTGTGGAGTTACTGCTCGTATTTTTGAATACCTCTTCTCAAGAATCAAAATG GAAGAAGAGGGAAGGAGAGATGAAAAACTTAGATTCAGTTGCAAATGTTCTTTTCTTGAGATATACAACGAGCAGATTACCGACCTCTTGGAGCCATCCTCGACCAATTTGCAA CTCAGAGAAGACTTAGGAAAAGGAGTATATGTGGAAAATCTTGTAGAACATAATGTGAGAACTGTTAATGACGTTTTAAAGCTTCTATTACAG GGAGCTGCGAACCGGAAGATTGCAGCTACTCATATGAATAGTGAAAGCAGCAGATCCCACAGCGTTTTCACGTGTACAATCGAGAGCATCTGGGAGAGAGATTCCCTAACCCATTCAAGATTTGCCAGACTAAATTTGGTCGATTTGGCTGGTTCTGAAAG GCAGAAAAGCTCAGGCGCGGAAGGTGATCGCCTAAAAGAAGCAGCAAACATTAACAAATCCTTATCCACTCTGGG CTTAGTGATAATGTCTCTGGTGGATTTGGCACATGGCAAACATAGACATGTTCCGTATCGAGATTCACGACTTACCTTTCTACTGCAG GATTCTCTTGGGGGTAATTCTAAAACAATGATAATAGCCAATGTCAGCCCATCTCTTTG CTCTATAAACGAGACCCTCAGCACACTGAAATTCGCACAACGAGCCAAACTTATCCAGAATAAC GCTAAAGTCAACGAAGATGCCTCTGGGGATGTCACAGCACTCCAGCAGGAAATAAGAAAGTTAAAG GTCCAACTGTCCTCTCTCATGAAGAACCATAACTCTTGTGGAGCTCTTACAGACTGCATAGCTTCTCTTGAAGAACCCAGATACTCTGGTACATGTGAAGTAGCAAGAAAAACACAACAAGACAAGTGTCACTGTCAG GTGAAAAATACGAAAGATATTTTGATTGGTGCTCTCAGAAGAGAAAATATTGCTGAAACTGCCCTTCAGAAGTCTGAGGCTGAGATTGAGCGTATAGACAGCTTG GTTAGAGATATGGAAGAGGATGCTAAATGCATTAAAAGAATGCTTAATCTTCAGCAAGAAAAAGTTGGAGAGACGGAATTCTCTACGTCTGATTCTTTGATGACAAATGAGTGTCTCATTGAAGAAAATAAATCTCTGAAAGGAGAGATCAATCTTCTTCGTGAAATCATGGACAAAAACCCACAGTTGAAACGTTCGACCTTGGAGAACACCAAACTCCGGGAGCAGCTACTACG ATATCAGAAGTTTTATGACCATGGGGAGCGAGAGGCATTGCTGTCTGAAATGACAGGACTTCGCGACCAG CTTCTTGATGTTCTTGAAGCAAAAGATGAGTCCTTTTCAAATCATGTAATAAAG GAGAACGAAGTGGAAAAGGAATTGAAAGACTGCAGAAAGATGAACTCTAGCTTCGTCAG AGAACTAGATGAGATACAAGCAAGAGTTGGAAGATATATGAAATTCGACCAAACTCAATCCGACTTT GTTGCATCTACCATCAGTGGAGCTGAGCAGGTTAATCAAGCACATAAGCATTCAACG GTAGAAACAATGTCTGCTATCGGTGAAAACAAAGAGGAAGTGGCCTTTTCAGAGAGTAAAAACTCAAGTAATATCTATGGTGAATCAGACAATCCTGATGGCATTAGGGTTTGGGTAATAAATGAATCACAGGATGTGCTAGAGGAGAACGATAGATCCATCAAACTGCTGAACAACAAAAGTAGTATGGAAAGAGATGCTGTTCCTAGGATAGAAGGTCAAGACTTGGAGTTAAGCGGCATGGTCAATAACACAGATGCTGTAATGAAGGCTGATGAGGGGACAGACAGGTCAGTCCTGCAGTTCAAGTTAAGGAAAGTAATTAAGGACCTCGAGGAGGCCAAAACACTCAATAGTCAGTATGAAAAAGAGCAGAAGTTACTTTTATCTCAGCAACAAGATATTGAAGTGGTCCGCGAGCAAGTCGAGACAGAAACTGCTAGAACAATTCTTGAGCTGCAGGAAGAGGTGATTGCTCTCCAGTCTGAATTTGAAGGAAGAATCTGTAAATTGACCGAAGAAAATCAATCGATGAAAGATGCTATAACTGCTAGAGAGGCAGAAATAAGAGCACTTAACCAAGACTGGGAAAAGGCCACCTTAGAACTAACAAATTTCATTGTGGATGGGTCTAAATCCATCACAGATGCCTCCACACAGATTGAAAGTATTGTATGTTCGTTTCCACATGTGAATGCATGGATAGGAGATTATGTTGAAAAGGCTGCAAAAGATTGCATAAGAAAGGAAGAAACAATTTTACTTCTTCACAAAAGCTTGGAGGATGCAAGGATATTGTTAGCAGAGATGGATTTGAAGCTGAATTGCTTAAAGGGTGCAGCAATTGCTCTCAACGAATTTCAACTGGATGGCAATGCTGCAACCACCGAAGAGAGTTTCCGCGTGAGCACTGGATTAGACAGGATTAGCAACGAGGTAGACACGCTTGAGAATGACTTAAATGCAAAGCAGTGTTCTATTCTAGAGGCAGAGCGACATGCTGAGGCTGCAATTTCTGTTAAAAAATGGCTTTCTGACTCTAGAAATCAACACCAAGTGCCGGAAAAAGTAGAAAATCAATCGGTCAAAGAAAGCCGCCCCTCAAGTTCAGTCTTGGCTTCTCCTAGTGCGGAAGGGAATGCTGATATTAATTTTTCAATGGATGGATATATAAGTGAAGCAACATATACGAAGGGTGATGAGCTTTCAACATCAAGCTCTGACTTTTCAAACTGCAGATTGCAACATGATTGTGCATTGAAGGCAGAGGGCCAAGGAGGTTCAGCTTCTGAATCTGACGCCCAGGAAATTCATAACAGGACCACATCAGCAGCTTTGTTGGTCAAGAGTGGTTCTGAAGATTGTGTTTACTGCGGAG AGGGAAGGCAGACTCTACAGAGGCCATTAACGATAACGATGGGTAGATCAGAAACGGAACGCAAATGCAGTAACCCA AGGGTGGATCCTGTGAGAAGCTTCTTCGATCGATTTGAGGCAGTTAGTGCTACCATGAAAGAAGTTGATCTCACACTATGTGAATTAGTAAAGGCCAACGAAAAATCAAAATTTGTAACTGGAATGTGCCTTCAAACGCATGAAGAGCAAATGGTTAAGGAGAAAAATCTGTTGGATGATCTTGAACAGGTGAAGTCTACGCTATTGGCAAAAGAACAGGAAAGTCAAATCTTGCTAAATCAAACACAATCGACTTTGGCTGACATGGAAAAGTCAGTGTCTTTGCTTGAAGAATGTCTTCTGGAAACGAAAAGAGAAGTAGGAGAAACAGTAGAGGCTTTAGTTTCCGATGTTGAACAGATTGTATCTGAAAACATGGAGAGAGAGTTCACCATGTATGCAACATATCAGTGCCACATTGGGAAACTGATGGATCAAATTTTGGACCACAGAAAACATGTTATCACTCCCCGCGTTGCGGGGCAAGAAAACCAACAGTCAATGGAAACGAAGGCCATTGGGTACAGTGCTGAAGATGAAGTTACAGGAAAGCTAAATAGAGTTCACAAAGCTGATGTGGTCACAGGTTTCGAAGGTGAAGAAGTTGTTCAAACACATGAAGGCCTGTTAAATGAGAACTTTTATCTGAAAAAGGAGCTGGAGAGAAAAGAAGCTTTGTTTGAAGGTTTGCTTTTTGATTTTCGGCTACTCCAGGAATCAGCATCAAATAAAAGAGATATCAGAGATGAAATGGATGAGCTGTTTGACGCGTTATGCAAAGTTCAGAAAGATTTGGAGGTGAAAGCGAATCAAGTTCAAGCTCTTTTTGTTCATAATGAGAATCTCGAAAATTGCTGCATTAACTTGAAAAAGGCTCTTCTTACGTCGAAGGCAGATCTAGAGCAGGCCAACGAGAGCATACAAGTTCTTGAGGAGCAGAATGATGAGTTAAACGTCCTCGTCAGAGACCTCTGTATGGAAAAGGTTGCAGCTGAAGAGGGATTGGAAGAACAAAAAGAGCTTGTCCAAAGGTTAGAAAACGAAATCCTTCACTTGACTACTACAGCAGAAAAGCAGTTGGTCAAATCCATCGAAGAAAACTTGAGAAAAACCAGCGATGAGAAAGATCAACTTGTTGAGGAAATATGTTCATTGAATGATAAGCTCAAGTTGGCGTATGCTATAGCTGATGAAAAAGAAGCAATTGCGGTAGAGGCTCGCCAG GAATCTGAAGCGAGTAAAATATATGCGGAACAAAAGGAAGAAGAGGTCAAGATTCTAGAAATTTCTGTTGAGGAACTTGAGCGTACTGTAAATATATTAGAACGACGG GTGTATGATATGGATGAGGAAGTTAAAAGGCATCGCACATTAGAGACAGAGCTCCAAGCTCTCAGGCAGAGATTGTTTAGATTTGAGGACCTCACTGGCACTGTGGTCACAACCACTGAAGGCAGAGATGAATATGAGAGTCAACTATCCAC GTCAAAAGAGCTGCAAGGTGCGCATGGTCAGATACAAGTCCTCCAGAAAGAAGTAGCAGAACAAACCAAAGAG ATTAAACAGCTAAAAGAGTACATCTCCGAAATTTTACTGCATTCGGAGGCCCAAGCATCTAATTACCAGGAGAAG TATAAGACTCTGGAGGTCATGATTCGAAACTTCAAATTAGAGGACTCGAATTCGTCAGCTGCAGAGACCGCCATATCACATAAAACTGACAAAAGCTCAACAAGGAGCAGAGGTTCAAGTTCACCCTTTAGATGTATAGTTGGGTTGGTACAACAGATGAAGTTGGAGAAGGATCAGGAATTGACCATGGCAAGAGTTCGTGTTGAAGAATTGGAGTCACTGCTAGCTGCTAAACAGAAAGAG GTTTGCACATTGAACACGAGATTAGCTGCAGCTGATAGCATGACTCATGATGTTATTCGAGATTTACTTGGTGTGAAAATGGATATAACTAGCTATGCT GAGTTGATTGACCAGCACCAGATCCAAAGAGTGGTTGAAGAGGCTAAGCAACATGCTGAAGAGATCATGTCCAAG GACCAAGAAATCATCAACCTGAAGAGACATATAGATGCTCTTGTTAAGGAAAGAGAGAG TTGCATGTCAGAGTTGAACAAGAAGGATACAGATGTTCTTGCGACACAGATATCTTTGGACCAATTACAAGAGCGAGCTCAGTTGCTTTCTATGCAAAACGAAATGTTGAAG AATGACAAGAGCAATTTGCTGAGGAAGTTAGCTGAACTTGAACGAACAGTCCGCGAGGCAGGAGCCAGTAACCAACGTGTTCCACAGACAAAAAAG GATACAGTGTCATTTAAACTTGCTGATACTGATTATACCAAGAGACTGGAAAATGCTCAGAAGCTTCTTTCTCATGCTAACAATGAATTGGCAAAGTATCGCAAAACCAGCAGTAATATTCCATCTACAAGAACTCAAGGACAGAGCTCTGGTACAAGATATCGGTAA